The following coding sequences lie in one Equus asinus isolate D_3611 breed Donkey chromosome 1, EquAss-T2T_v2, whole genome shotgun sequence genomic window:
- the PSMB1 gene encoding proteasome subunit beta type-1: MLSSAARLPCSGRDPALEPHGAAGPVQLRFSPYAFNGGTILAIAGEDFSIVASDTRLSEGYSIHTRDSPKCYKLTDKTVIGCSGFHGDCLTLTKIIEARLKMYKHSNNKAMTTGAIAAMLSTILYSRRFFPYYVYNIIGGLDEEGKGAVYSFDPVGSYQRDSFKAGGSASAMLQPLLDNQVGFKNMQNVEHVPLSLDRAMGLVKDVFISAAERDVYTGDALRICIVTKEGIREETVPLRKD; this comes from the exons ATGCTGTCCTCCGCTGCCCGGTTGCCGTGCTCCGGCAGAGACCCGGCGCTGGAGCCGCACGGCGCCGCGGGCCCTGTGCAGCTGCGCTTCTCGCCCTACGCCTTCAACGGAGG taCTATATTGGCAATTGCTGGAGAAGATTTTTCCATTGTTGCTTCTGATACTCGATTGAGTGAAGGATATTCAATTCACACCCGGGACAGCCCCAAATGTTACAAATT AACAGACAAAACAGTCATTGGATGCAGCGGTTTCCATGGAGACTGTCTTACCCTGACAAAGATTATTGAAGCAAGACTAAAG ATGTATAAGCATTCCAATAACAAGGCCATGACTACGGGGGCGATTGCTGCGATGCTGTCTACAATCCTCTATTCAAGGCGCTTCTTTCCCTACTACGTTTACAACATCATCGGGGGACTTGATGAAGAAG ggAAGGGAGCCGTGTACAGCTTTGACCCAGTGGGCTCCTACCAGCGAGACTCCTTCAAGGCTGGAGGCTCAGCCAGCGCCATGCTGCAGCCCCTGCTTGACAACCAG GTTGGCTTTAAGAACATGCAGAATGTGGAGCACGTCCCGCTGTCCTTGGACAGAGCCATGGGCCTCGTGAAAGACGTCTTTATCTCTGCTGCCGAGAGGGACGTGTACACTGGGGACGCACTCAGGATCTGCATCGTGACCAAGGAGGGCATCAGGGAGGAGACCGTTCCCCTGAGGAAGGATTGA